In Longimicrobium sp., one DNA window encodes the following:
- a CDS encoding signal peptidase II, whose product MTHSNHPVRRLVRRLLGQRRTTRRPGESPGRRASDREPFRWAPALKIGLAVALLDWTVKLLVALSVPLDGFREVIAGRVALWHVRNPAMVLGLWDNFPLATRKVIAVVAAVLAVLVLLQILGRGHRLPPHHRRWAWAFVGLVLGGMLGNLGERVLHWGVTDYLSFRYGEYWLPPGNVADLALFVSFFLAVPVVVFELMGRARRGTHARSLAAPDGPAPEAVGG is encoded by the coding sequence GTGACCCACTCCAACCACCCGGTCCGCCGCCTCGTCCGCCGCCTGCTGGGCCAGCGCCGCACCACGCGCCGCCCGGGCGAGTCGCCGGGGCGCCGCGCCTCCGACCGCGAGCCGTTCCGCTGGGCGCCCGCGCTCAAGATCGGGCTGGCCGTGGCGCTCCTGGACTGGACCGTCAAGCTCCTGGTCGCCCTATCGGTGCCGCTGGACGGCTTCCGCGAGGTGATCGCGGGGCGCGTGGCGCTGTGGCACGTGCGCAACCCGGCGATGGTGCTGGGGCTGTGGGACAACTTCCCGCTGGCGACGCGCAAGGTGATCGCCGTCGTCGCCGCGGTGCTGGCCGTGCTGGTGCTCCTGCAGATCCTGGGGCGCGGGCACCGGCTGCCGCCGCACCACCGGCGCTGGGCGTGGGCGTTCGTGGGGCTGGTGCTGGGCGGGATGCTGGGGAACCTGGGCGAGCGGGTGCTGCATTGGGGCGTTACAGACTACCTCTCGTTCCGTTACGGCGAGTACTGGCTCCCCCCCGGGAACGTGGCCGACCTGGCGCTCTTCGTCTCCTTCTTCCTCGCGGTCCCGGTGGTCGTCTTCGAGCTGATGGGCCGCGCGCGACGGGGGACCCACGCGCGCTCCCTCGCCGCGCCCGACGGGCCCGCGCCGGAGGCCGTGGGCGGCTGA
- the larE gene encoding ATP-dependent sacrificial sulfur transferase LarE, whose product MIPYEKRERLRQILGECGSVVVGYSGGVDSVFLARLATDVLGSANVLAVTGKSDSVASWMEDTAREVAEAFGIPWLEVETRELDDPRYAANPSNRCYFCKTELWGRLGELARRRGYRAVLDGSNADDVGDHRPGAVAAGEHGVRSPLLEAGLTKAEIREWSRELGLPTWDQPAAPCLASRLPYGLAVTPERLKQVERAELALRALGLCDFRVRHHGAVARLEVHPAEVARAAELRAEVDAAVRAAGFGRVLLDLRGYRRGALNEGLAAAQLVQIGGSA is encoded by the coding sequence ATGATTCCCTACGAGAAGCGCGAGCGGCTCCGGCAGATCCTCGGCGAGTGCGGCTCCGTCGTGGTCGGCTACAGCGGCGGGGTGGATTCCGTGTTCCTGGCCCGGCTGGCCACCGACGTGCTGGGGTCCGCCAACGTGCTGGCCGTCACGGGGAAGAGCGACAGCGTGGCCTCGTGGATGGAGGACACCGCGCGCGAGGTGGCGGAGGCGTTCGGCATTCCCTGGCTGGAGGTGGAGACGCGCGAGCTCGACGACCCGCGCTACGCCGCGAACCCCAGCAACCGCTGCTACTTCTGCAAGACCGAGCTGTGGGGCCGCCTGGGCGAGCTCGCCCGGAGGCGCGGCTACCGGGCCGTGCTCGACGGCTCCAACGCCGACGACGTGGGCGACCACCGGCCGGGCGCCGTGGCCGCCGGCGAGCACGGCGTGCGCTCGCCGCTGCTGGAGGCGGGGCTCACCAAGGCCGAGATCCGCGAGTGGTCGCGCGAGCTGGGGCTCCCCACCTGGGACCAGCCCGCCGCGCCGTGCCTGGCCTCGCGCCTGCCGTACGGGCTGGCGGTGACGCCCGAGCGGCTGAAGCAGGTGGAGCGCGCCGAGCTGGCGCTGCGCGCGCTGGGACTCTGCGACTTCCGCGTGCGGCACCACGGCGCGGTGGCGCGGCTGGAGGTGCACCCGGCCGAGGTGGCCCGCGCGGCGGAGCTCAGGGCGGAGGTTGACGCGGCGGTGCGCGCGGCCGGCTTCGGGCGGGTGCTGCTGGACCTGCGGGGCTACCGCCGCGGCGCGCTCAACGAGGGGCTCGCCGCGGCGCAGCTCGTCCAGATCGGAGGGAGCGCATGA
- a CDS encoding VWA domain-containing protein: MQPAPEIARRAPGDTAGFNREGYRVIEENEFQAVTASPLSTFGIDVDAASYSNVRRFLRENRLPPRDAVRIEELVNYFDYEYPDPAGEHPFSITTEISTAPWNPAHRLVHIGVQGRRMERRSLPPGNLVFLIDVSGSMNEPAKLPLVKESMRLLVEQLRPHDRVSIVVYAGRAGLVLPTTPGSEKQRIMDAIDGLQAGGSTAGGAGIVLAYRTAREAFIQGGNNRVILATDGDFNVGVSSDAELVRLIEREREAGVFLTVLGFGTGNYQDAKMEQLADHGNGNYAYVDDEAEARKVLVREMGGTLLTIAKDVKVQVEFNPARVRAYRLIGYENRVLAAEDFQDDKKDAGELGAGHSVTALYEIVPAGADEPVRGTAPLRYQETRPRAAGNRNELLTVALRYKEPNGSDSRLVEQPVLDRGVELAQTSDDFRFAAAVAQWGLLLRDSKFKANASWPSVLQLARGALADDPGGYRAEFVRLVGESQRLADLQRADRGPTEARQ; encoded by the coding sequence ATGCAGCCCGCGCCGGAGATCGCCCGCCGCGCCCCGGGCGACACGGCCGGGTTCAACCGCGAGGGGTACCGTGTGATCGAGGAGAACGAGTTCCAGGCGGTCACCGCCAGCCCGCTCTCCACCTTCGGCATCGACGTCGACGCCGCCTCGTACAGCAACGTCCGCCGCTTCCTGCGGGAGAACCGCCTCCCGCCGCGCGACGCCGTGCGCATCGAGGAGCTGGTCAACTACTTCGACTACGAGTACCCCGACCCCGCGGGCGAGCACCCGTTCTCCATCACCACCGAGATCTCGACGGCGCCCTGGAACCCCGCGCACCGGCTGGTGCACATCGGGGTGCAGGGGCGGCGGATGGAGCGGCGCAGCCTGCCGCCGGGGAACCTGGTGTTCCTGATCGACGTCTCCGGCTCGATGAACGAGCCCGCCAAGCTGCCGCTGGTGAAGGAGAGCATGCGACTGCTGGTGGAGCAGCTGCGGCCGCACGACCGCGTCTCCATCGTGGTGTACGCGGGCCGCGCCGGGCTGGTGCTGCCGACCACGCCGGGCTCCGAGAAGCAGCGCATCATGGACGCCATCGACGGCCTGCAGGCGGGCGGCTCCACGGCGGGCGGCGCGGGGATCGTGCTGGCGTACCGCACCGCGCGCGAGGCGTTCATCCAGGGCGGCAACAACCGCGTGATCCTGGCCACCGACGGCGACTTCAACGTGGGCGTCTCCAGCGACGCCGAGCTGGTGCGGCTGATCGAGCGCGAGCGCGAGGCCGGCGTCTTCCTCACCGTGCTGGGCTTCGGGACGGGGAACTACCAGGACGCCAAGATGGAGCAGCTGGCCGACCACGGGAACGGCAACTACGCCTACGTGGACGACGAGGCCGAGGCGCGCAAGGTGCTGGTGCGCGAGATGGGCGGCACGCTGCTGACCATCGCCAAGGACGTGAAGGTGCAGGTGGAGTTCAACCCGGCGCGGGTGCGGGCGTACCGGCTGATCGGCTACGAGAACCGCGTGCTGGCCGCCGAGGACTTCCAGGACGACAAAAAGGACGCGGGCGAGCTGGGCGCCGGGCACTCCGTCACCGCGCTCTACGAGATCGTCCCCGCCGGCGCCGACGAGCCCGTGCGCGGCACCGCCCCGCTGCGCTACCAGGAAACGCGCCCGCGCGCCGCGGGGAACCGCAACGAGCTGCTGACGGTGGCGCTGCGCTACAAGGAGCCGAACGGGAGCGATTCGCGCCTGGTGGAGCAGCCGGTGCTGGACCGCGGCGTCGAGCTGGCGCAGACCTCCGACGACTTCCGCTTCGCCGCGGCGGTGGCCCAGTGGGGGCTCTTGCTGCGCGACTCGAAGTTCAAGGCGAACGCGAGCTGGCCCTCCGTGCTGCAGCTCGCCCGCGGCGCCCTGGCCGACGACCCGGGCGGCTACCGCGCCGAGTTCGTGCGCCTGGTGGGCGAGAGCCAGCGCCTGGCCGACCTCCAGCGCGCCGACCGCGGCCCCACCGAAGCCCGCCAATGA